A window of Streptomyces armeniacus contains these coding sequences:
- a CDS encoding putative RNA methyltransferase — translation MHITPGGSPRPARTALDLLRCPLCGARLARSGSAFVCPVGHSFDIARQGYVGLLGGGVRAASADTAVMVGAREAFLRGGHYAPLAGALAGWAVSLCRPGAAVLDAGVGTGYYLAAVLEALPGAVGLGLDVSKYAVRRAARVHPRAAAATWDVWEALPVGTDSVDLLVNVFAPRNGREFRRVLRPGGVLLVVTPTSRHMAELRDAFGMLAVDGAKEERLGRTLSAFFRHVETRLREYAVTLTPGEVADLVSMGPTHHHLREGEAAGRAAGLDGPVRVTASFRLSVYRPL, via the coding sequence ATGCACATTACTCCCGGCGGCTCTCCGCGCCCTGCTCGTACTGCCCTTGACCTGTTGCGCTGTCCTTTGTGTGGGGCGCGTCTTGCTCGGTCCGGCAGCGCGTTCGTGTGTCCGGTGGGGCACTCGTTCGACATCGCCCGGCAGGGTTATGTGGGTTTGCTGGGCGGGGGTGTGCGGGCGGCGAGTGCGGATACGGCCGTGATGGTGGGGGCGCGTGAGGCGTTTCTGCGTGGGGGTCATTACGCGCCGCTTGCCGGTGCGCTTGCCGGGTGGGCTGTCTCGTTGTGCCGGCCTGGCGCGGCTGTTCTGGATGCGGGTGTGGGCACCGGTTACTATCTGGCCGCTGTGCTCGAGGCCCTGCCCGGGGCCGTGGGTCTGGGTCTGGACGTCTCCAAGTACGCGGTGCGCCGTGCCGCGCGGGTGCATCCCCGGGCCGCTGCCGCGACCTGGGATGTGTGGGAGGCGTTGCCGGTCGGTACGGACTCGGTGGATCTGCTGGTGAATGTTTTTGCGCCGCGTAACGGGCGGGAGTTCCGTCGTGTTCTGCGGCCCGGTGGCGTGTTGCTGGTGGTGACGCCGACGTCCCGGCACATGGCCGAGCTGCGCGATGCGTTCGGCATGCTGGCGGTCGACGGGGCCAAGGAGGAACGGCTCGGCCGCACTCTGTCGGCGTTCTTCCGGCACGTGGAGACTCGGCTGCGGGAGTACGCCGTGACGTTGACGCCTGGTGAGGTGGCGGATCTGGTGTCGATGGGGCCGACGCATCATCATCTGCGGGAGGGGGAGGCGGCGGGCCGTGCCGCGGGACTCGACGGGCCGGTGCGGGTGACCGCCTCATTCCGCTTGTCCGTTTACCGGCCGTTGTGA
- a CDS encoding helix-turn-helix domain-containing protein has translation MVQEQAGRVLAVNLRALRERAGITLSELARRSGIAKGTLSQLESGSGNPTIETVFSLSNALGVPVSSLLTEQAVPDVVLVRSGGLEVLSSNAVDLRMLRRLDVTGRVLELYDQRVRPGERQYSGGHPGREHVVVTSGRLRVGPPESPYELGPGDYVCFAARAPHVYETAGGPVTSVLMLEYPADAGPPAPAGTCAAAAAGESEGKTGDGVGG, from the coding sequence GTGGTCCAGGAACAGGCCGGCCGGGTGCTGGCGGTGAATCTGCGGGCGTTGCGGGAGAGGGCCGGTATCACGCTGTCGGAGTTGGCGCGGCGGTCGGGTATCGCGAAGGGCACGCTGTCCCAGCTCGAGTCGGGGTCGGGGAATCCGACGATCGAGACGGTGTTCAGTTTGTCGAACGCGCTGGGTGTTCCGGTGTCGTCTCTGTTGACCGAACAGGCCGTGCCCGATGTGGTGTTGGTGCGCTCCGGTGGTCTGGAGGTGCTCAGCAGCAATGCGGTGGATCTGCGGATGCTGCGGCGGCTGGATGTGACCGGCCGGGTGCTGGAGCTGTACGACCAGCGGGTCCGTCCGGGGGAGAGGCAGTATTCCGGCGGGCATCCGGGGCGGGAGCATGTGGTGGTGACCTCGGGCCGGTTGAGGGTGGGTCCGCCGGAGTCGCCGTACGAGCTGGGTCCGGGCGATTACGTGTGTTTCGCGGCGCGGGCGCCGCACGTCTACGAGACGGCGGGCGGGCCGGTGACCTCGGTGCTGATGCTGGAGTATCCGGCCGACGCGGGGCCGCCGGCGCCCGCCGGGACGTGCGCGGCGGCGGCGGCGGGGGAGTCGGAGGGGAAGACGGGGGACGGGGTGGGGGGTTGA
- a CDS encoding NAD(P)/FAD-dependent oxidoreductase: MAARAADVVVVGAGVVGAACAEALSAAGLCVHVLDRGPVACGTTAAGEGNVLVSDKAPGPELDLARDSRRRWPGLLAALGEELGPCGAEAEWEAKGGLVVATTREAVAPLAAFADAQRAVGVRADPVSSGQARELEPYLTRDLTAAVHYPEDAQLQPVLAATALLAAVRARGGEVCSGVPVRGVLRDGAGAVRGVRTARGVIPCPVVVNACGPWSGRFAAAAGVPLAVLPRRGMVLVTGPLPAGVVRRKVYDADYVGAVASGDADLQTSTVVESTRAGTVLIGSSRERVGFDDRLRTEVLGVLARKALGLFPVLEGVPVMRAYGGFRPYAPDHLPVIGEDPRLPGLWHATGHEGAGIGLAAGTGRLLADLCTGERPAVDPEPFRVGRPALMQEA, from the coding sequence GTGGCGGCACGCGCGGCGGATGTCGTGGTGGTGGGTGCGGGCGTGGTCGGTGCCGCGTGTGCGGAGGCGCTCAGTGCGGCCGGGCTGTGTGTGCACGTGCTGGATCGGGGGCCGGTGGCGTGTGGGACGACGGCCGCCGGCGAGGGCAACGTACTGGTCTCCGACAAGGCCCCCGGCCCGGAACTGGACTTGGCCCGTGATTCCCGCCGCCGCTGGCCCGGGCTCCTGGCCGCTCTGGGTGAGGAACTCGGCCCGTGTGGAGCGGAAGCGGAGTGGGAGGCCAAGGGTGGCCTCGTGGTCGCCACCACGCGGGAGGCGGTCGCGCCGCTGGCCGCGTTCGCGGATGCACAGCGCGCCGTGGGCGTACGGGCCGACCCGGTGAGCTCCGGGCAGGCGCGGGAGTTGGAGCCGTACCTGACCAGGGATCTGACGGCGGCGGTGCACTATCCCGAGGACGCCCAGTTGCAGCCGGTGCTGGCGGCGACCGCGCTGCTGGCCGCGGTCCGTGCCCGGGGTGGTGAGGTGTGTTCCGGGGTGCCGGTGCGGGGAGTGTTGCGGGATGGGGCGGGCGCGGTACGCGGGGTGCGTACGGCGCGGGGCGTCATCCCGTGCCCTGTGGTGGTGAACGCGTGCGGTCCGTGGTCGGGCCGCTTCGCCGCGGCGGCGGGCGTACCGCTGGCGGTGCTGCCGCGGCGGGGCATGGTGCTGGTCACCGGGCCGCTCCCGGCGGGTGTCGTACGGCGGAAGGTATACGACGCGGACTACGTGGGGGCGGTCGCCAGCGGTGACGCCGACCTGCAGACCTCCACGGTCGTGGAGTCGACGCGGGCGGGGACGGTGCTCATCGGTTCCAGCCGGGAACGTGTCGGGTTCGACGACCGGCTGCGCACGGAGGTGCTGGGCGTGCTGGCACGGAAGGCGCTGGGGCTGTTCCCGGTGCTGGAGGGTGTGCCGGTGATGCGCGCCTACGGCGGCTTCCGCCCGTACGCCCCGGACCATCTGCCGGTGATCGGTGAGGACCCGCGGCTGCCCGGTCTGTGGCACGCCACCGGGCACGAGGGGGCGGGGATCGGCCTCGCGGCGGGCACGGGGCGGCTGCTGGCGGATCTGTGCACGGGCGAACGGCCCGCGGTGGATCCGGAACCGTTCCGGGTCGGCCGGCCCGCACTCATGCAGGAGGCGTGA
- a CDS encoding (2Fe-2S)-binding protein, giving the protein MNGNGNGSLLRVRVDGEERHAFPGQTVAGLLLAEGRVSWRTTRGEGRPRGVFCGIGVCFDCLVVVNGVPDVRACRRLLAEGDEVRTQHGAELPS; this is encoded by the coding sequence ATGAACGGAAACGGGAACGGGAGCCTGCTGCGGGTACGCGTGGACGGCGAGGAACGGCACGCCTTTCCGGGCCAGACGGTGGCCGGGCTGCTGCTGGCGGAGGGCCGCGTGTCGTGGCGTACGACGCGGGGCGAGGGCCGCCCGCGGGGGGTCTTCTGCGGTATCGGGGTGTGTTTCGACTGCCTGGTGGTGGTCAACGGCGTGCCCGATGTCCGCGCCTGCCGGCGGCTGCTGGCCGAGGGGGACGAGGTACGAACGCAGCACGGCGCGGAGCTGCCCTCATGA